The Molothrus aeneus isolate 106 chromosome 23, BPBGC_Maene_1.0, whole genome shotgun sequence nucleotide sequence TCAGGTATGACTGTTACTTTTCAGTTCCCAGGAGGttactttgtattttaaagctCAGATACACAGTAAATgattttttaaccctttaaaaTCCAAAGGCTCAACAGCAAGGCTCACTAAGAGCCTTGGTCTGAGGTGAAGAGGAACGGTGAATTTGAGGAAATAACTGTGCGAAGAGTCTTAGTCATGGAGAGAATGAGTAGCTGgtgttgttttatttgcatGGTAATCAGCAAGTGTGTCAGTTGTGTGAGGGCAGAGGAACAGAGTGAGGTGCTGTGTTTGATAACAAAGCAGTGTTGAAGACGTTCAGGTGGAGGACAGCAGTGACTGTGTCCCAaatctgctctgagctgcctgtgctcaACTCTTGAACTACTCTGCTCTCTTACTACCTGTATGCAGGTGCTTAGTATTCTACAGGTTATAGCTTAATATGCCCTGTGTTAGATATGTCAAAGTTGGACATAATTGACCagtgggaaaatattttgagctggcaagaagaaagattttttttttttttttttttttttttttttttttttttaaatctgacaGTGATGTGCTTTGAGTCGTCTTGTGGAGAGAGGCTCTGCCTCAGGATTAGGGATGGGCTGGCATGTTCCTGTTTCTTTAAAGCTGAGTTCAGGAGAGAAAATATTACTCTTATCATTGAGGCAATAAAATTATGAAGTGCTTTTAGTGGCTCAAAATAGTAATAGGAAGTTTAAGTTTCATTTGTCTTACAAGTTAGTGTCAGTGTTGGTTCTTTTGGACATATTGAGTCCTGGGTTTAGCAGGACTGAGTTCCTCAGTTAGTAAAGCCCTGGATGAGAGTGAGTTTTTTTACTAATTTGCTTTTGGGAGACATTTGTGAAATCAAAGGTTGAACAGAGCATCTCTTGAGTTTTCAGGCAGTACTACAGAAATTTTGTCTCTGAACACATGGTGTTAAATAATTCCTATTAATTTCTGTAAAGTTGGGGGTTGGTTAGCCCCAAACCTGTTGCTCTCCTGTAAGTGGAAGGTAGTGGCAAACCAGCTATTTCTGGAGAGTGCCACAGCCATCTTGAGAGACTCCCTGGATTTCAGCATGACATAAAAtcctctgggagctgtgctTCGCACGTGAGTACGTGATTCAACGAAAaatggagcagagcctgctgcaaGCCAAGCTTTTAGCTGGGAACTGAATGCACCTTTGATCTCGTCTGTACTGGGCTGGTGTCTTAGGGGCTGGGCAGGCgaggctgctgctcacaggtTCAAATTACTCAGGATGATGCCCATTAGCAGGACTGAAACCACTCCCCAGAGGGGACCTGGGTTTGAATGGGAAATGACAGATGTTTTTCATGTAAGCAAATCTTGGGGATGTCTGAGACTTCCCTAATTGTCAAATTAGGCATTTGTTTTTTGTAACCTAAAGGCTACTTGGATGTTAAAAGGGAGATCAAGTCATGGAGgcggtgggtttttttttcctctctggatTTGAAACCTGCTTGTGCTGATGCTGTCACTGTGCTGCAAAAGGCTTCTGTTGATTACTTCCCATTTTCAGGTAATTTTCAGTGTGTACCCACAGCACTGGAGGAGTTTGTGTTTTGAGGAATAGACCTTAAATCCCTGTTTGTTTGCAATTGCTTGGAATATTGTGAAGTGTGGAACTTTAAATTGTAGGAATAAAGCTGTTTTCATGGCTAGTAAGTTTAAGGAAAGCAATCAGGGACACTTGTGATTTTCACTGTGTGTTTCTTCTGgatccttttctttcttattccCCTTCTCTCTGCATTCTTTCCCCAGATCCTCCCTGGAACTCCCTAATACGGGTTAAGTATGTTAcacaagcaggaaaaatccttgTTGGAGGTAGCTACTAGCAGAAGATGATATTTGGGTGCAAGATACTGGATTTATAGCCTGAGCAGGAGCTTTGGGGATTCCCAGTGTCCAGTGTATGTCAGGAACACCACACACTCCCCTCTTGGCATGAGAAGCTTTGTCTTTAACCTTTCTTAGCCTTTGTCTTTAACCTTTCTGGCAATGGAACAGATTTTAGAGCCCTTCTAACAAAGGAGGTGTTCAAGGCTGGGCCTATTTATCTGCCCAGTCCTAAAGTAGGAAGGAATAGGGCATGGGGAAGTCTAAGGTGCCTTTACTAAGGTCCCTTAAAATTGGTTCAACTCCTAACAATTCAGTGCTtatgtttttgtggttttctttcagAATAATGCATACACTGCAATGTCTGATTCCTACTTACCAAGCTACTTCAGTCCCTCCATTGGATTCTCCTACTCTTTAGGCGAAGCTGCCTGGTCCACAGGGGGAGACCCCCCCATGCCCTACCTGACCTCATATGGACAGCTAAGCAATGGGGAGCCTCACTTCCTTCCCGATGCCATGTTCGGGCAGCCAGGGGCCCTTGGCAGCACTCCATTCCTTGGGCAGCACGGCTTTAACTTCTTTCCAAGTGGGATTGACTTTTCAGCTTGGGGGAATAACAATTCTCAGGGACAATCCACTCAAAGCTCTGGCTATAGCAGCAACTATGCCTATGCTCCCAGCTCACTGGGAGGGGCCATGATTGATGGGCAGTCAGCCTTTGCCAATGAGACCCTCAACAAGGCTCCTGGCATGAACACTATTGACCAGGGCATGGCAGCCCTCAAGCTGGGCAGCACGGACGTGGCGAGCAGTGTCCCAAAAGTCATCGGCTCAGCCGTGGGGAGTGGATCTATCACCAGTAACATTGTGACATCCAACAGTTTGCCTCCGGCAACGATTACACCACCAAAGCCAACCTCATGGGCTGACATTGCCAGCAAACCTGCCAAGCAGCAGCCCAAGCTGAAGGCCAAGAATGGCATTGCAGGGCCAAGTCTTCCGCCACCTCCCATAAAACACAACATGGATATCGGAACTTGGGATAACAAAGGGCCAGTGGCAAAAGCCCCGTCACAGACCTTGGTCCAGAATCTCGCTCAGCAGCCACCACAGGTGtctccacagcccctgggcCAACAGATCAGTAGTAGCCCACCGGTTACCCAGACTCCGGgtgggcagcagccacaggcactgccacCGCCAGCCCCACTGCCTGTGCCACCGGCACAGCCTACCCGCTGGGTCGCCCCTCGGAACCGTGGCAACGGCTTCGGCCAGAATGGAGTGGATGGTAACGGAGTGGGACAGGCTCAGGCCAGTTCTGGTTCTCCTTCTGAGCCACACCCAGTCTTGGAGAAGTTGAGATCTGTTAACAACTATAACCCCAAGGATTTTGACTGGAACCCAAAGCATGGGCGGGTTTTCATCATTAAGAGTTACTCTGAGGACGATATCCACCGTTCCATTAAATACAATATCTGGTGCAGTACGGAGCATGGCAACAAGAGACTGGATGCAGCCTATCGCTCCATGAATGGGAAGGGCCCTGTATACTTACTGTTCAGTGTCAACGGTAGTGGTCACTTCTGCGGCGTAGCAGAAATGAAATCTGCTGTGGACTATAACACCTGTGCAGGTGTGTGGTCCCAGGACAAATGGAAGGGACGTTTTGATGTCAGGTGGATTTTTGTGAAAGACGTTCCCAACAGCCAGCTGCGACACATCCGCCTAGAGAACAACGAGAATAAACCAGTGACCAACTCCAGGGACACTCAGGAGGTGCCTCTGGAAAAGGCTAAGCAGGTGTTGAAAATTATTGCCACCTACAAGCACACCACCTCCATCTTTGATGACTTCTCACACTATGAGAAACgccaagaggaggaggaaaatgttaaaaaggtAACATGTTTGTGTGTCTTGTCTGAGTTCTGCAGGGCAAGAGGTGGTGGGCGCTGCCTTGCACTGGACAAACTCTGGGGTGTGGACTTGCGGATATTAGCCTGCCTTTTGGCTATCTGCCTCCTCATACCTGGAACCCACACCCAAATAGTAGCCTG carries:
- the YTHDF2 gene encoding YTH domain-containing family protein 2, with protein sequence MSASSLLEQRPKGQGNKVQNGSVHQKDGLNDDDFEPYLSPQARPNNAYTAMSDSYLPSYFSPSIGFSYSLGEAAWSTGGDPPMPYLTSYGQLSNGEPHFLPDAMFGQPGALGSTPFLGQHGFNFFPSGIDFSAWGNNNSQGQSTQSSGYSSNYAYAPSSLGGAMIDGQSAFANETLNKAPGMNTIDQGMAALKLGSTDVASSVPKVIGSAVGSGSITSNIVTSNSLPPATITPPKPTSWADIASKPAKQQPKLKAKNGIAGPSLPPPPIKHNMDIGTWDNKGPVAKAPSQTLVQNLAQQPPQVSPQPLGQQISSSPPVTQTPGGQQPQALPPPAPLPVPPAQPTRWVAPRNRGNGFGQNGVDGNGVGQAQASSGSPSEPHPVLEKLRSVNNYNPKDFDWNPKHGRVFIIKSYSEDDIHRSIKYNIWCSTEHGNKRLDAAYRSMNGKGPVYLLFSVNGSGHFCGVAEMKSAVDYNTCAGVWSQDKWKGRFDVRWIFVKDVPNSQLRHIRLENNENKPVTNSRDTQEVPLEKAKQVLKIIATYKHTTSIFDDFSHYEKRQEEEENVKKERQGRVK